In bacterium, the genomic stretch ACACGTTTGATCAGCCCTATCAGAGCTCGGGGATCGCGGTCAACGCGATCTGGGCAAAGGCGCACAGCGCCATCGTGGACGCCTTGATGAAGGCTATCGTCACGGCCACGGTCTACATGAAGAATCCCCTCAATGTTGCCGCGGCACTGGCGCTGCTCCACACGCATCTCCCGATCAAGGAGGGCCAGCTGAGGCAGGGATTTGAGCTCTACCGCGACCGATTCTATTCGGTGTATCCGTTTGTCACGGTGCCGGGGATGGAGTTCATCCTGCGCGAGCGGAAGATGACCCAGCCCGTCACGGACTTCTACGACAACAGCTACGTCCAGGCGCTACAAAACGCCAACTTCGCGGCGACGGTTGCTAAGTCGATCTAACGCGGGCCTCGCCGCGCCGACTTGCGCGGTCCCCCGCGACGGCGCACAGGGCGTCGATTACGGGGTGTGAGCGGTGACCACTCCCGTCCCGGCGGCCACGGTGACCGGGAAGCGCTTGCCCGTCCGGATGCTCTGCACGGCGAGCGTCAGACCGCCTCGCGGCGCCCCGGTCGGTTGGAATTCCGTCGCCCCGGCGCGCGACAGCCACCAAGCGACATCAGAGGGGAAGCATGTCCGCTTGATCACAGTGGCTCCCTGCCTGAGGACGTATGACGCAGCGGATCCGCCGGGACAGGCCACGTCGGCGAGGGGGAAGGTGACGGTAACCGCAGCCCGCCGGGTCATGGCCACTTGTTCGGCCACGCGAAGGTCCGACGCCAGGGTGCGGGCCATGGCAAGCGCGCGCTGGTCGCTGGCATAGTGCACATACGAAGGGAAGGCTACGGCGAGAATGATTGCCAGCAGCGACAGGGGGATGAGGGCCCGCAGCAAGGAGAAGCCCGCCCGGTGATCGCGTGCTGACGACCAACGCGTCACACACCTTGCGCAAAGCATCACTGAGGCCTTCAAGGTGGCACCGTCCTTTGATGCAGTAATGGACGTAGCTACGAACCGGCGTATGCACACCGGCGACGCTGCCGGCGGCTAGATCGGCGAGAAACCGCCACCCCTTCACAAAATAAGAAGCGCGGGGTCGACGATCGGCTCCCGCGCTATTCCGTGCTCACTGTTCACCACCCGGCAGCCCGGCTAACCTCGAGGGTCCCGCGGCGTTGCGTCCCCGAATCGCTTCGGGTTTGCCCGTTCGGATGAATCGCCACGCCTATTGTCCGATTCGCGCACGGCTGTGTCAAGGTTTGCCAAGCAAGAACTCGGTGCCTCCGATTACCTGGACGGTCAAAGGCTTTCTGGAGATCGACGAGAGACTTTTTAGCGACCGATGTGAGAATAGTGTGGTTGGCGGCCCCCGGTTCAGCGGGTTGACAGCGCGCGCGATCAGTGTGGGCACAGTGCCGGCGTGATCCCGCAGCGGTTCTGTGGATAACGTGGATAAGTGGATAAATCGGAGATTCGCAATGAGACACACGTTCGCGTCTTGCTCGACGGTTGATACTTTGGTATCAAAGGGTGGGCCGATGCAGCTTGAACTATTGCACAGCAATGTGTCCGGGGGGACTGAACCGTGCATGTGAAGGGGCAGATTAGGGAGTTATTCACGCACTGCGTGGGCGCGTGGAACGGAGAAGCTGAGTGGTGGGCGTCGCTAGAAGAGGTTCACCCTTCTGACCTAACAGGTCGCAAGGTCCGGCAAAATTGGACAGGAATGAACAAGGAAGACCGGGCGCGTTGGCTCCTGGGGCAACTCTGGAATTGCACCGACATCTGCCCACGTGATGTTGCAGCCTCCCTCGATATTCCAGCCGGCACGTACGCCAGCGTCGTTCGACGCCTCGCCGTGACTGACCCGCCTGATGCCTTCATCGATTTGATCCGGCGAGTGGAGAAAAAGCGACAGGAGGCTCAAGAAGACCCTCGTAGCTTGATAACGGCATCGTCCCCATCCTAGCCTAGCCGGTTCGCTTCGATTCTGGCGCCACCGCTGGCCGGGACACGTGCCGCCGATGGTCCCGATCTCAATAATCCTGTTAGTCGAGCGTCTGTCCACCGCGACCTCGCCTGCTCTCTGAAGACTTCCCTCCAACTGGCACCGGAACTCGGCTGAGCCTCTGTTAACTGGGGCATTACTTTGTCAAGGCATAACGTGCCGGAATGTCGGAGGGGCGTCGTGGCACGATTCTCCCCATCCAGCCTATCTGTCCGCTTGATCATTCTCGTCCTGCTCGCCCTGCTACCTGGGGTGGGACTTACTGTGTATACGGCCAGCACCGAGCGGCGCCAGGAGGCGGCCCACATCAAGGCGCAAGCGTTGCTGTTGGCGAGGCTGGCCTCAAGCAACCAAGAACGGCTCGTCGCGGAGGCCCGCCAACTCCTCGACAGCTTGGCCCATTTCCCGGTGATCCAAAATGGCGACCCGAGGGCCTGTAGCGCTCTTCTGGGTGATCTCCTCAGACAACACCCTACGTATGCCAACTTTGGGGTTATCGCGCCGAGCGGTACCGTTGTCTGTAGCGCCCTCCCCTTGACGCGATCGGTGAATCTGGGCGATCGCATCTATTTCACACGCGCCATGGCCTCGAAAGGTTTTGCCGTCGGCGAGTACCAGGTAGGGCGTATCACCCGCAAGGCTACGCTCAACTTTGGCTATCCCGTACTCGGCGCATCGGGGCGCGTGCAGTCCGTGGTGTTTGCGGCACTGGACCTTGCGTGGATCAACCGCCTGGCAGCGACGGCCGAACTGCCTATGGGAGCGACCCTCACGCTGATTGACCGCCAAGGGACGGTCCTGGCCCGCTACCCGGACCCGGATCGGTGGATGGGCCGGCCCGCACCGCAAGCAGGGATCATCACGAGGATGCTGGCGGAGGCCGAGGGGGTGGCCGAGGCCCGTGGCATGGATGGTGCCCTACGTCTCTATGGCTTCACGCGCCTGCGGGGTACCGATGGGGCGGGAGACGTGTATCTCAGCGTCGGCATTCCGACGGCGGTGGCCTACGCCGACGCCGACCGGCAATTCGCCCGAACCCTCCTGGCGCTTGGGCTCGTGGGGCTCCTGACGCTCATGGTCGCGTGGCTGGGGGGCTCGCGGTACATTCTCCGACCGGTCAATGCGGTGGTGGCTGCCGCGAGACGCTTAGCGGCCGGTGACCTGAGCGCGCGGACCGGGATGCACACGGAGCGGGGCGAGCTCGGCCTGCTCATGCATACGTTTGACGAGATGGCCGACACGCTTGAGCGACAGACGGCCCAGCTCCGGGAAGCAGAAGCTCGATATCGGGCGCTGGTAGAGCAGTCCCTTGTGGGAGTGTACCTCATTACCGGGGACCGCTTCATCTACGTCAATGACGCGTTCGCCGACATCTTCGGCTACGGCCCGGACGAAGTGATGGCGATGAACCCGCTCGACCTGGTTCGGCCCGGTGACCGTCCCCTCGCGGGGAAAAATCTTCAAGCGGGGCTTCAAGAAGAGGCGGAGGCTCTCCGGTATACGACCCGAGGGCTCCGCAAAGACGGGACGGCGATTCAAACCGAGGTGTTTGGCCGTCGCGTCGTCCACCAGGGGCAGCCGGCCATTCTGGGGACGCTGATCGACATCACCGACCGCAAGCGCGCTGAAGAACAGAGTCAGCATCAACTGAAGCGCCTGGCGGCCCTGCGCACTATCGATATGGCCATTACGGCGAGCCTCGACCTCCGAGTGACCCTCCACGTTCTCCTCGAGCAGGTCACCCTGCGGCTCGGAGTCGACGCCGCCGATGTCCTCCTGCTGAACCCACACACGCAGACGCTCGACTACGCGGCGGGGCGTGGTTTCGGCACACCCACACTCCAGCGCACCCGGCTGCGTCTCGGCGAAGGGTACGCAGGCCAGGCCGCTCAGGAGCGCCGTCTCATCACTATCCCAGACCTCACCAAGGGAGCCGGGGACCTGGACCGCGCTCCCCTCTTATCGGAGGAAGTATTTGTGGCCTACTATGCCGTCCCGCTGATCGCGAAGGGGCAGGTCACAGGCGTCCTCGAACTCTTCCACCGTGCCCCCCTCGTCTCAAGTAAGGATTGGCTGGATTTCCTTGACACGCTGGCGGGGCAGGCAGCCATCGCCATCGAGAACGCCTCCCTGTTCGCCGACCTTCAGCGATCTAACGCG encodes the following:
- a CDS encoding HD domain-containing phosphohydrolase translates to MARFSPSSLSVRLIILVLLALLPGVGLTVYTASTERRQEAAHIKAQALLLARLASSNQERLVAEARQLLDSLAHFPVIQNGDPRACSALLGDLLRQHPTYANFGVIAPSGTVVCSALPLTRSVNLGDRIYFTRAMASKGFAVGEYQVGRITRKATLNFGYPVLGASGRVQSVVFAALDLAWINRLAATAELPMGATLTLIDRQGTVLARYPDPDRWMGRPAPQAGIITRMLAEAEGVAEARGMDGALRLYGFTRLRGTDGAGDVYLSVGIPTAVAYADADRQFARTLLALGLVGLLTLMVAWLGGSRYILRPVNAVVAAARRLAAGDLSARTGMHTERGELGLLMHTFDEMADTLERQTAQLREAEARYRALVEQSLVGVYLITGDRFIYVNDAFADIFGYGPDEVMAMNPLDLVRPGDRPLAGKNLQAGLQEEAEALRYTTRGLRKDGTAIQTEVFGRRVVHQGQPAILGTLIDITDRKRAEEQSQHQLKRLAALRTIDMAITASLDLRVTLHVLLEQVTLRLGVDAADVLLLNPHTQTLDYAAGRGFGTPTLQRTRLRLGEGYAGQAAQERRLITIPDLTKGAGDLDRAPLLSEEVFVAYYAVPLIAKGQVTGVLELFHRAPLVSSKDWLDFLDTLAGQAAIAIENASLFADLQRSNADLALAYDTTLEGWSRALDLRDKETEGHSRRVTEMTLQLALAMGMSEPDLVHIRRGALLHDIGKMGIPDSILNKPGPLSNEEKTIMQRHPVYAFELLSPIDYLRPALDIPYCHHEKWDGTGYPRRLRGEDIPLAARIFAVADVWDALRSGRPYRPAWTAGRARQYIRKQAGKHFDPQVVEVFLRIQGETEARTMLAAGSGRR